A part of Chlamydia sp. 04-14 genomic DNA contains:
- the pknD gene encoding serine/threonine-protein kinase PknD: MQRYDIIRMIGKGGMGEVYLAYDPVCSRKVALKRIREDLSDNELLKKRFLREAKIAADLVHPGVVPVFTICSDSDPVYYTMPYIEGYTLKSLLKSVWQCDSLPKDLAEQTSVGTFLSIFHKICSTVEYVHSRGILHRDLKPDNILLGLFSEVVILDWGAALSKEMEEDFLLDIDIPIEGSLFSNMTIPGKIVGTPDYMAPERLRGTPASESTDIYALGVILYQMLTLSFPYRKKKGEKISLRHQINFPEEIAPHREIPPFLSQVVMRALAADPKVRYRSVSALKADIEQHLQGSPEWTPKIVLHTQDAECWKFHEPILLSKYFPMLKVSPALWYGLAISKIESFSEVRLEYTLLRKGLEEGFGILLPPSEDVDHGDFYHGYGFWLHIKENVLSVSLVKNGLEIQKTSRHIDGNKDKFFIAFEKQNHRLSLIIDNIVCMIHMDYLPARGGRIGVIIQDVADVCGNIVVLESSGSLQVSCLAVPDAFLNEKLYDRAITFYRRIVESFPGRKEGYEAQFRIGIALLEKASESNDTEGFTQALEEFSTLHNSVAAPLEYLGKALVYQRLGEYNEEIKSLLLALKRYCQRPEISRVRDHVVYRLHEVLYSNHRISLVFMLLALHVAPESINSSEEEHFLQNLHGKIQDTLFCNLDISPIDFRSSKMELLLSYWSGFTSFLPGLFQRSWDLKDYRALADIFYTAADSGNREFIEIYSEVLRENIQETTFTGEIVEILPDQLLYFLSGLQLISLHESTEKVFDHIENLDPVLILYLFDLFAKDALICGRGEEILKAIALVEKYISPQQRYEYLLPYEVLAYLWMKDGDKVYDLLSNYDESLWIDDNSHAFVLYGYWLALAEDSSLAYLHLSGCREDSVYPRALIGVFCSPLGICEEQLSYQERRQLLLQKFIFFHCLGNSEERDNCRIAYDLLSIERPL, from the coding sequence TTGCAGCGTTACGATATTATCAGAATGATCGGTAAAGGGGGTATGGGAGAGGTTTATTTAGCCTATGATCCCGTTTGCTCTCGTAAGGTTGCTCTTAAGAGGATCCGTGAGGATCTTTCTGATAATGAGTTGTTAAAAAAACGTTTCCTCAGAGAAGCTAAGATTGCTGCTGATCTTGTCCATCCGGGGGTTGTCCCCGTTTTTACGATTTGTAGTGATAGTGATCCTGTTTATTACACAATGCCTTACATAGAGGGATACACTCTTAAGAGTTTGCTAAAGAGTGTATGGCAATGCGATTCCCTTCCTAAGGATCTTGCTGAACAAACATCAGTAGGAACTTTTCTCTCAATTTTTCATAAGATTTGTTCTACTGTAGAGTATGTACATTCTCGAGGCATCCTTCATCGAGATCTTAAGCCTGATAATATTTTGCTTGGGCTTTTTAGTGAGGTAGTTATTTTAGATTGGGGAGCTGCATTATCTAAAGAAATGGAGGAAGACTTCCTTTTGGATATCGATATCCCCATTGAGGGATCGTTGTTTTCCAATATGACTATCCCTGGTAAGATCGTAGGGACTCCTGATTATATGGCTCCTGAACGTTTGCGAGGTACTCCAGCTTCAGAAAGTACAGATATTTATGCTCTAGGAGTAATTCTCTATCAAATGCTGACATTATCTTTTCCTTATCGCAAGAAAAAGGGAGAGAAGATCAGCCTTCGTCATCAAATTAATTTTCCTGAAGAAATCGCTCCCCATCGAGAGATTCCTCCTTTTCTTTCTCAAGTAGTCATGAGAGCTTTAGCAGCAGATCCTAAAGTGCGATATCGTTCTGTAAGTGCTTTGAAAGCAGATATAGAACAGCATTTACAAGGAAGTCCCGAATGGACTCCTAAGATTGTTTTGCATACTCAAGATGCAGAGTGTTGGAAGTTTCATGAACCTATTTTATTATCTAAGTATTTTCCAATGCTGAAGGTATCGCCAGCTTTATGGTATGGCCTAGCAATTTCCAAAATAGAAAGTTTTTCTGAAGTCCGTCTGGAGTATACATTATTACGGAAGGGATTAGAAGAAGGCTTCGGTATTTTACTTCCTCCTTCTGAAGATGTGGATCACGGCGATTTTTACCATGGTTATGGTTTTTGGCTACACATTAAGGAAAATGTATTATCTGTATCTTTGGTGAAAAATGGCTTAGAGATACAAAAAACCTCCCGACATATAGATGGAAATAAGGACAAGTTTTTCATAGCTTTTGAAAAGCAGAATCACCGTTTATCATTAATTATCGATAATATCGTGTGTATGATTCATATGGATTACCTTCCTGCGCGGGGAGGACGTATTGGAGTGATCATTCAAGATGTTGCTGATGTTTGTGGAAATATTGTTGTTTTAGAAAGTAGTGGATCTTTACAAGTCAGTTGTTTAGCAGTTCCCGATGCCTTTCTTAATGAAAAGTTATACGATCGTGCAATTACATTTTATCGTAGGATTGTTGAGTCTTTCCCAGGACGTAAGGAAGGGTATGAAGCACAATTTCGTATAGGAATTGCTTTATTGGAAAAAGCTTCTGAAAGCAACGATACTGAAGGATTCACTCAAGCTCTTGAAGAGTTTTCCACTTTACATAATAGTGTTGCAGCTCCTTTAGAATATCTTGGGAAAGCCCTAGTATATCAAAGATTAGGGGAGTATAACGAAGAGATTAAAAGTTTATTATTAGCTTTAAAGCGCTATTGTCAACGTCCAGAAATCTCTCGTGTTCGCGATCATGTTGTCTATCGGTTACATGAAGTTTTATATAGCAATCATCGCATCTCTTTAGTCTTTATGCTTCTTGCTCTTCATGTCGCTCCCGAATCTATAAATTCTTCTGAGGAAGAGCACTTCCTTCAGAATCTACATGGGAAAATTCAAGATACTCTATTTTGCAATCTAGACATTTCTCCTATAGATTTCCGTTCTTCTAAAATGGAATTGCTATTGAGCTATTGGTCAGGATTTACATCATTTCTTCCCGGGTTATTTCAAAGATCTTGGGATTTAAAAGATTATCGTGCCCTTGCAGATATTTTTTATACGGCTGCAGATTCAGGGAATAGAGAGTTTATTGAAATATACTCAGAAGTTTTACGTGAGAATATTCAGGAAACGACGTTCACTGGAGAAATCGTGGAAATTCTCCCTGATCAGCTTTTATATTTCCTTTCAGGATTACAGCTTATCTCTCTTCACGAGTCTACAGAAAAGGTTTTTGACCATATTGAGAATTTAGATCCTGTTTTGATTCTGTATTTATTTGATTTGTTTGCTAAAGACGCTTTGATTTGTGGTAGAGGTGAAGAGATTCTCAAGGCTATTGCCTTGGTAGAAAAGTATATTTCTCCTCAGCAGCGATATGAGTATCTCTTGCCCTATGAGGTGCTTGCTTATTTGTGGATGAAAGACGGAGATAAAGTTTATGATCTCTTATCTAATTATGACGAATCTTTATGGATAGACGATAATAGCCATGCTTTCGTTCTTTATGGTTATTGGTTGGCACTTGCTGAGGATAGTTCCTTAGCTTATCTACATCTTTCAGGATGTCGAGAAGATTCTGTATATCCACGAGCTTTAATTGGAGTATTTTGTAGCCCATTAGGTATTTGTGAAGAGCAGCTGAGTTATCAAGAACGTCGGCAGCTCCTTTTACAGAAATTTATCTTTTTCCATTGTTTAGGAAATAGTGAAGAACGTGATAATTGTCGTATTGCTTACGATCTTCTCTCTATAGAGCGTCCTTTATAA
- the uvrA gene encoding excinuclease ABC subunit UvrA — MPSLPVRISGITVRNLKNISIEFLPGEIVLLTGVSGSGKSSLAFDTIYAAGRKRYIATLPSFFATTLSSLPDPTVEKIQGLSPTIAVKQNHFAYHVHATVGSTTELSQHLALLFSLDGEARDPRTKQILHLQSKEKILATLAAIPDGTQITILTPLIDRSIKSIQECVRQGYTKIRINNVISSIYPFLSSPLTEDTPIAIVIDSFIKNESNNARMKVSLFSALDLGQGHCSVHTETYEETFSTQIHIPETQQTYTPLTPQLFSPHNLEDRCTKCQGSGIYITIKDPSLIQNDLSIRENCCKLAGNCSTYFYHALYQSLADTLDFSLDTPWKDLPDSIQNAFLYGQKHLILPVRLFDPTLGKKSLSHKLWRGVLNDIGEKVRYGAKPSKYIPEGTTATPCPTCQGTGIGEYASAALWQGKTFLEFQKMPLDEFFSFTSSITTTSNSVREVLDGLNNRLSTLINLGLSYLTPERTLATLSGGEQERTALAKHLGAELSGITYILDEPSIGLHPRDTHKLIQVIQKLRDQGNTILLVEHDEQMISFADRIIDIGPRAGIFGGEVLFNGSPKDFLKTGDSLTANYLRHELTIDIPQRLPKAKATLTLSDATTNNLKNVTISLPLERITAVTGVSGSGKSSLINDTLVPAIERFIQGDIDSHLHIEGGVIERVVHITRDLPGRSQRSIPLTYIKAFDELRELFSQQPKSKRLGLTKGHFSFNLSLGACTECQGLGSIILDDHTQVPCPLCHGKRFQSQILEVNYQGKNIADILEMTAYEAEKFFMSTPHIHEKIHALCSLGLDHLPLGRSLSSLSGGEIQRLKLTYELLAPSKKSTLYILDEPTTGLHTHDIHALIHVLQSLTQQGHTVVIIEHNMHIVKIADYVIELGPEGGNLGGYLLASCTPEELISLNTPTAKALEPYFKKTKALPKLTEKSQNRHLLKDISIQDAYHHNLKHIDMTLTRNALTAISGPSASGKHSLVFDILYAAGNIAYAELFPYYVRQALIKKTPLPQVESVRGLSPVVAIKKTGIRKNSRHSLASSLDITNGLEKLFALLGKPHCPLTGELLEKITPQTIVDRLFQKYENSYATITAPISPEEDLGIALEMKKKEGYLKLFANNEIYDLEERLPEILENPAIVIQHTKISRNHESSLLSSLTLAFSLSPTIRLHIHDRGKIKYSLSYTLGWQDSLGNSYPNITRKLLSREHVEGQCQQCCGSGNILKLSLTKHKDKILNYSPTELFRLFFPDNSPKRVVDLIKELKISSSTQIKDLDTPTQEKLFQGTQKHGGLERILMEQFNLVPSCPLLHPLIVSDTCSACSGWGIHTYAQQVRIGKTSLIDIYLEDTSFLKDLLMTIHDDQAQPIIQDLQNRLTFIDKVGLSYITLGQQQDTLSDGEHYRLHLAKKISTNLTDIVYLLEDPLSGLHPQDIPTLIKLLKELVTNNNTVIATDRNNLLKLYADHTIDLGPGSGPQGGYLTIQPPSSIEDSDHKEVLFKENLDVHLSIHNISNLHVQAPLHSLVAIAGVSGSGKTSLLTEGFYKQAQKLIATGNEHFLNVVFLDSHPLVSSQRSDISTYFDIAPSLRNFYASLTQAKALNITASMLSTNTKQGQCSDCLGLGYHLIDRAFYALEKRSCPTCSGYRIQPLSQEVVYEGKHFGKLLQTPIEEVITIFPFLQKIQAPLQALLHSGLGYLPLGQNLSSLSLSEKISVKIARFLHLPPKEPTLFLLDEIATSLDINKKCQLQKLFRTLISQGHSIIYVDHDINLLKHADYIIELGPGSGKYGGKVLFSGRPKDIATCKKSVLKTYIREL; from the coding sequence ATGCCCAGCCTGCCTGTTCGTATTTCTGGTATTACAGTTAGAAATCTGAAAAACATCTCCATAGAATTTCTCCCCGGAGAGATTGTCTTACTTACCGGGGTATCAGGATCTGGGAAATCTTCATTAGCCTTTGATACCATTTATGCGGCAGGAAGAAAACGGTATATAGCTACTTTGCCCTCATTCTTTGCTACAACCTTATCTTCTCTACCTGATCCTACCGTGGAAAAAATCCAGGGGTTATCTCCGACTATTGCCGTTAAACAAAATCATTTCGCCTATCATGTGCACGCGACTGTTGGGAGCACCACAGAACTTTCCCAACATCTGGCTTTATTATTCTCCCTGGATGGAGAGGCTAGGGATCCTCGCACAAAACAAATCCTGCATTTACAAAGTAAGGAAAAGATTCTTGCTACACTTGCCGCTATCCCTGATGGAACACAGATAACAATTCTCACTCCTCTGATAGATAGAAGCATAAAATCTATTCAAGAATGTGTGCGACAGGGATATACAAAAATCCGTATAAATAATGTCATTTCTTCTATTTATCCCTTTCTTTCTTCTCCTCTTACTGAAGATACCCCTATAGCTATTGTTATTGATTCTTTCATTAAAAATGAAAGTAACAATGCAAGGATGAAAGTCAGTTTATTTTCTGCTCTTGATCTAGGGCAAGGGCATTGTTCTGTACATACCGAGACATATGAAGAAACCTTTTCGACTCAGATACATATTCCTGAAACCCAACAGACATATACACCATTAACACCACAGTTATTTTCTCCTCATAATCTTGAAGACCGTTGTACTAAGTGCCAGGGATCAGGAATCTATATCACTATTAAAGATCCTTCTCTCATTCAAAATGACTTATCTATTCGGGAAAATTGCTGTAAGTTAGCAGGAAATTGTTCTACTTATTTCTATCATGCTCTTTATCAATCTCTCGCAGACACTTTGGATTTTAGTTTAGACACTCCATGGAAAGATCTTCCTGACTCTATCCAGAACGCTTTCCTCTATGGTCAAAAACATCTTATTCTTCCTGTACGTCTTTTTGATCCTACATTAGGAAAAAAATCTTTATCTCATAAACTTTGGAGAGGCGTCCTTAATGATATTGGAGAGAAAGTCCGTTATGGAGCAAAACCCTCAAAATATATTCCCGAAGGGACAACAGCAACACCCTGTCCTACATGTCAAGGAACTGGAATCGGAGAATATGCCTCTGCAGCCCTATGGCAAGGAAAGACTTTCCTAGAATTTCAGAAAATGCCCCTTGATGAGTTTTTTTCTTTCACATCTTCTATAACGACTACATCAAATTCTGTTCGCGAAGTACTAGATGGTCTAAACAACCGTCTTTCCACATTGATTAACCTAGGACTTTCCTACCTCACTCCAGAAAGAACATTAGCAACATTATCAGGAGGAGAGCAAGAACGCACTGCTTTGGCTAAGCATTTAGGAGCTGAGCTATCAGGAATCACCTATATTCTTGATGAACCATCGATAGGCCTACATCCTCGCGACACTCATAAACTGATTCAAGTAATTCAAAAATTACGCGATCAGGGAAATACCATTCTTCTTGTTGAGCATGATGAGCAGATGATATCTTTTGCTGATCGTATTATCGATATCGGACCACGAGCAGGGATCTTCGGAGGTGAAGTATTATTTAATGGATCACCTAAAGATTTTTTAAAAACTGGAGATTCATTAACAGCAAACTATCTGCGTCATGAACTCACTATAGACATTCCCCAAAGACTCCCTAAAGCAAAGGCGACGCTTACACTTTCTGATGCCACGACAAATAATTTAAAAAACGTCACTATTTCTCTACCTCTAGAGAGAATAACCGCAGTGACGGGAGTTTCAGGATCAGGGAAATCTTCTTTAATTAATGATACATTAGTTCCCGCTATAGAACGCTTTATTCAAGGAGATATAGACTCCCACTTACATATAGAAGGGGGTGTCATAGAACGTGTTGTACATATTACTCGTGATCTTCCAGGTCGTTCGCAACGTTCTATTCCACTAACGTATATTAAAGCTTTTGATGAGCTTCGGGAGTTATTTTCCCAACAACCTAAAAGTAAACGCTTGGGATTAACAAAAGGCCATTTTAGTTTTAATCTTTCTTTAGGAGCTTGCACAGAATGTCAAGGTCTAGGCTCTATAATCCTTGATGATCATACCCAGGTTCCCTGTCCACTCTGTCACGGAAAACGATTTCAATCTCAAATCTTAGAAGTAAACTATCAAGGAAAGAATATCGCTGACATCTTAGAAATGACAGCATATGAAGCTGAGAAATTTTTCATGTCTACTCCTCATATTCATGAAAAAATTCATGCATTATGCTCTTTAGGTCTTGATCATCTCCCTTTAGGGAGATCCTTATCAAGCCTATCAGGAGGAGAAATCCAAAGATTAAAACTTACCTATGAGCTACTCGCTCCTTCTAAAAAATCCACACTTTATATTCTTGATGAGCCGACAACAGGATTGCATACTCACGACATTCATGCTCTTATCCATGTTCTCCAGTCTCTTACTCAACAAGGACATACTGTAGTAATCATAGAACACAATATGCATATTGTGAAGATTGCTGATTATGTTATTGAACTTGGTCCTGAAGGAGGAAATCTCGGTGGGTATCTTTTAGCCTCATGCACCCCTGAAGAACTGATTTCCCTGAATACACCTACAGCAAAAGCTCTGGAACCATATTTTAAAAAGACCAAGGCTCTTCCCAAACTAACTGAAAAATCTCAAAATAGACATCTTCTCAAAGATATTTCTATTCAAGACGCCTACCATCATAATCTCAAACACATTGATATGACTCTTACTCGCAATGCTCTGACAGCAATTTCAGGGCCTTCAGCCTCGGGGAAACATTCTTTGGTCTTTGATATTCTTTATGCTGCAGGAAATATTGCTTATGCCGAGTTATTTCCTTATTACGTTCGTCAAGCTCTTATTAAGAAAACCCCTCTACCACAAGTAGAAAGCGTTCGAGGGTTATCGCCAGTTGTTGCAATAAAAAAAACGGGAATACGAAAAAACTCAAGACATTCATTAGCGTCATCTTTGGACATTACCAATGGTCTTGAGAAACTCTTTGCTCTTCTAGGAAAGCCTCATTGCCCATTAACGGGTGAGCTCCTTGAAAAAATCACTCCTCAAACAATTGTAGATAGACTTTTCCAAAAGTATGAAAATTCTTACGCAACAATAACGGCACCCATATCTCCTGAAGAAGACCTAGGTATTGCCTTGGAAATGAAGAAAAAAGAGGGGTATTTAAAGCTATTTGCTAATAATGAAATTTATGATCTTGAAGAACGTCTTCCAGAAATTTTAGAAAATCCGGCAATCGTTATCCAACATACGAAAATTTCCAGGAATCATGAATCCTCTTTGTTATCGTCACTAACTTTAGCTTTCTCATTATCGCCAACAATACGATTACATATTCACGATCGTGGGAAAATAAAATACTCTCTATCCTACACTCTAGGTTGGCAGGATTCCTTAGGAAACAGTTATCCAAATATCACACGCAAACTCTTATCCCGAGAACATGTTGAAGGACAATGTCAGCAATGTTGTGGGTCAGGAAATATCTTAAAACTCTCTTTAACGAAACATAAAGATAAAATTCTTAACTACTCCCCCACAGAGCTCTTTAGGTTATTTTTCCCTGATAACTCTCCCAAACGTGTGGTTGATCTTATTAAAGAATTGAAGATTTCCTCATCTACGCAAATTAAAGATCTTGATACCCCTACCCAGGAAAAATTATTTCAGGGCACTCAAAAACATGGAGGACTAGAAAGAATTCTCATGGAACAATTTAATCTTGTTCCCTCATGTCCTCTTTTACATCCTTTAATCGTATCCGACACATGCTCAGCATGCTCAGGATGGGGAATCCATACCTATGCGCAGCAGGTGCGTATAGGGAAAACTTCTCTCATAGATATCTATCTGGAAGACACCAGCTTCCTCAAAGATCTTTTAATGACTATTCATGATGATCAAGCACAACCTATCATTCAAGACTTACAAAACCGCTTAACTTTCATTGATAAGGTAGGATTGAGCTACATTACTTTAGGGCAACAACAGGATACTCTAAGTGATGGCGAGCATTACCGCCTACATCTTGCAAAGAAAATCTCTACAAATCTTACAGATATCGTTTATCTTCTTGAAGATCCCCTATCAGGCCTACATCCTCAAGACATTCCAACATTAATCAAATTGCTCAAAGAACTCGTCACTAACAATAACACTGTTATTGCTACAGACCGTAATAATCTATTAAAACTTTACGCGGATCATACCATAGATTTGGGGCCAGGATCAGGACCTCAAGGAGGGTATCTAACAATCCAACCACCTTCATCTATAGAAGATTCTGATCATAAAGAAGTTCTCTTTAAAGAAAATTTAGACGTACATCTCTCGATTCACAATATTTCTAATCTTCATGTACAAGCGCCTCTGCATAGTCTCGTTGCGATCGCTGGGGTATCAGGATCTGGGAAAACCTCATTACTAACGGAAGGTTTTTATAAACAAGCACAAAAACTTATAGCTACTGGGAATGAGCATTTCTTAAATGTAGTATTCTTAGATTCTCATCCTCTAGTTTCTTCACAACGATCAGATATCAGCACCTATTTTGATATTGCTCCGTCCCTAAGAAACTTTTATGCCTCGCTCACACAAGCAAAAGCCTTGAATATTACAGCAAGTATGCTTAGTACAAATACAAAACAGGGACAATGTTCAGATTGCCTAGGTTTAGGATATCACCTAATAGATAGAGCTTTTTATGCTTTAGAAAAACGCTCATGTCCTACATGTTCAGGATATCGCATTCAACCTCTATCTCAAGAAGTTGTTTATGAAGGGAAACACTTCGGGAAGCTCTTACAAACCCCTATTGAAGAGGTTATAACTATCTTTCCTTTTCTTCAAAAAATCCAAGCACCTTTACAAGCTCTTCTACATTCCGGGCTTGGCTATCTTCCGTTAGGACAAAATCTCTCTTCGCTATCACTAAGTGAGAAAATCTCTGTAAAAATTGCTCGGTTCCTCCACTTACCTCCTAAAGAACCTACGCTATTTCTTCTAGATGAAATAGCTACTTCCTTAGATATAAATAAGAAATGCCAACTGCAAAAGCTATTTCGCACGCTAATATCCCAAGGACATTCTATTATCTATGTTGACCACGACATAAATTTATTAAAACATGCCGATTATATTATAGAACTTGGACCAGGATCTGGAAAATACGGAGGCAAGGTGCTCTTTTCCGGACGACCTAAAGATATAGCGACTTGTAAAAAGTCGGTATTAAAAACATACATACGTGAATTATAA
- the pyk gene encoding pyruvate kinase has translation MIARTKIICTIGPATNTPEMLEKLLDAGMNVARLNFSHGTHESHGETIRLLKELREKKGAPLAIMLDTKGPEIRLGQISTPIKVSRGQKITLTGKEVEGSAEGGITLHPQCVFPYVREGADVLIDDGYIQAVVTSVSDDHLELEFINSGELKSHKSLSIREIDLALPFMTDKDINDLKFGVAQGVDVIAASFVRYAEDIESMRKCLGDAGRPDMPIIAKIENRLGVENFSQIAKVSDGIMIARGDLGIELSVVEVPSLQKFMAKVSRETGRFCITATQMLESMIRNVLPTRAEVSDIANAIYDGTSAVMLSGETASGSYPVAAVKIMRSVIQETEKNLNYISFLELNDSECAVKVSPYLQSIGLSGIQIAEKADAKAIIVYTESGGSPIFLSKYRPRFPIIAVTPNLSVYYRLALEWGVYPMLTQESDRTVWRHQACVYGIEQGILSNYDKILVLSRGAQMKDTNNLTLTTVNDIITASAK, from the coding sequence ATGATCGCAAGAACGAAAATCATTTGTACTATAGGTCCAGCAACAAACACTCCAGAAATGCTTGAAAAGCTTTTAGATGCGGGTATGAATGTTGCCAGATTGAATTTTAGTCATGGTACTCATGAAAGTCATGGAGAGACAATTCGTCTTCTTAAGGAATTGCGGGAGAAGAAAGGTGCTCCGTTAGCGATTATGTTAGATACCAAAGGTCCAGAAATTCGTTTAGGGCAGATTTCTACACCAATCAAGGTCTCTCGAGGTCAGAAAATTACCTTAACAGGAAAAGAGGTTGAAGGATCTGCCGAAGGTGGAATTACTCTACATCCTCAATGTGTTTTTCCTTATGTGCGTGAAGGCGCTGATGTCTTGATAGATGATGGGTATATTCAAGCTGTTGTGACGTCTGTTAGTGATGATCATTTAGAATTAGAATTTATCAATTCTGGAGAATTGAAATCGCATAAATCTTTGAGTATAAGAGAAATTGATTTAGCCCTTCCTTTTATGACGGATAAGGATATCAATGATCTTAAATTTGGGGTTGCCCAAGGTGTTGATGTTATTGCGGCTTCTTTTGTTCGTTATGCTGAGGATATCGAAAGCATGCGCAAGTGCTTAGGAGATGCTGGACGTCCAGATATGCCAATTATTGCTAAGATAGAAAATCGTTTAGGAGTAGAGAATTTCTCGCAAATTGCTAAAGTTTCGGACGGGATTATGATTGCTCGTGGAGATTTAGGAATCGAGCTTTCTGTTGTTGAAGTCCCTAGTCTACAGAAGTTCATGGCGAAAGTATCTCGTGAAACGGGACGTTTTTGCATTACTGCTACGCAAATGTTAGAATCTATGATTCGCAATGTTTTACCTACACGTGCTGAAGTTTCTGATATTGCCAATGCTATTTATGATGGCACTTCTGCAGTAATGTTATCAGGAGAAACAGCTTCAGGAAGTTATCCTGTGGCAGCTGTAAAAATTATGCGTTCTGTAATTCAAGAGACAGAAAAAAATCTCAATTATATTTCCTTCTTAGAGCTTAATGATAGTGAATGCGCAGTTAAAGTATCTCCTTATCTTCAATCTATAGGTTTATCAGGAATTCAAATTGCTGAGAAGGCCGATGCTAAGGCTATTATCGTTTATACAGAATCGGGAGGATCTCCGATTTTCCTTTCTAAATATCGTCCACGTTTCCCGATTATTGCTGTCACTCCAAATCTATCTGTGTATTATAGACTTGCTTTAGAGTGGGGAGTGTATCCTATGCTTACACAAGAGTCCGATCGTACAGTATGGAGACATCAGGCCTGTGTATATGGAATCGAACAAGGAATTTTATCAAATTATGATAAGATTTTAGTTTTGAGTCGTGGTGCTCAGATGAAGGATACCAATAACCTTACATTGACAACGGTAAATGATATCATCACAGCATCAGCTAAATAA
- a CDS encoding LpxL/LpxP family acyltransferase, with protein sequence MLKNIRRAKQTVIDFFVYYLGITFIGIFKYIPHSLLCRFGRALGTIIFYTISDYRKTALTNLALAFPNKTFKERKRIAKHSIQHVMITVLELLAVEGLIGNLDSLISIATAETHPEGFSSNEVLTQKELEDTFSKLSENEGIILFCGHQANWELPFLYITRDYPGLAFAKPIKNTRLNKKIFSLRETFKGKIVSPKQGIHSALQALQQGHVIGIVGDQALLISSYAYPLFGNEAFTTTSPALLAYKTGKPVMAVSVFRNKNGYKIVPSKKFYADKSLPIKEATSSLMNNLMGFLEKGIAHEPEQWMWMHKRWKRKLFSNLKKKHAYSDILVIANYAELKNYKIFLTDLADLYSGARLTLALENPSNEKICADYPHQYTIKEFSSPEALQALPNSFPAVFDLAGLPTALHKHFKTTGSSVLFTRKALEKKLSHPQASLITALSKFSKKSE encoded by the coding sequence ATGTTAAAGAACATACGTCGCGCAAAACAAACTGTTATAGATTTCTTTGTTTATTATTTAGGAATAACGTTTATCGGGATTTTTAAATATATTCCCCATTCTCTCCTTTGTCGTTTTGGGAGAGCTTTAGGAACTATCATCTTCTATACAATCTCTGATTACAGGAAAACAGCACTTACAAATTTGGCTCTTGCTTTTCCTAATAAGACTTTTAAAGAAAGAAAACGCATTGCTAAGCATTCTATACAACATGTCATGATCACTGTTTTAGAACTCTTAGCAGTAGAAGGGCTGATCGGAAATCTAGATAGTTTGATTTCCATAGCAACCGCAGAAACTCATCCTGAGGGGTTCTCTAGTAACGAAGTCCTTACACAAAAAGAATTAGAAGATACATTTTCTAAATTAAGTGAAAACGAGGGAATTATTTTATTTTGTGGTCATCAGGCAAATTGGGAACTTCCTTTTCTTTATATTACCCGAGATTATCCTGGTCTAGCCTTTGCAAAACCGATAAAAAATACTCGATTAAATAAAAAAATTTTTTCTCTAAGAGAGACTTTTAAAGGGAAAATTGTTTCCCCAAAACAAGGGATACATTCTGCACTTCAAGCCCTACAACAGGGGCATGTTATTGGTATAGTCGGAGATCAAGCATTACTCATATCCTCGTACGCCTATCCGTTATTTGGAAATGAGGCTTTTACAACAACATCTCCAGCACTACTTGCCTATAAAACAGGAAAACCCGTAATGGCCGTATCGGTATTTCGCAACAAAAATGGATACAAAATTGTTCCTAGTAAGAAATTTTACGCCGATAAGTCTTTACCCATTAAAGAAGCAACCTCTTCACTTATGAACAATCTCATGGGATTCTTAGAAAAAGGTATCGCCCATGAACCGGAACAATGGATGTGGATGCATAAAAGATGGAAACGAAAGCTCTTCAGCAATCTGAAAAAGAAACATGCTTATAGCGATATTCTCGTTATTGCTAATTATGCAGAACTTAAAAACTATAAGATATTTCTTACTGATCTCGCTGATCTTTATTCAGGAGCTCGATTAACCTTAGCTTTAGAAAATCCATCCAATGAAAAGATATGTGCAGATTATCCTCACCAATACACCATAAAAGAATTCTCATCTCCTGAAGCTCTACAGGCTTTGCCTAATAGTTTCCCTGCTGTTTTTGATCTCGCGGGACTTCCAACAGCATTACATAAACATTTCAAAACAACAGGCTCTTCAGTTCTGTTCACAAGAAAAGCACTAGAGAAAAAATTATCCCATCCTCAAGCATCTTTAATTACAGCATTAAGTAAATTCTCAAAAAAATCTGAATAG